A genome region from Nocardiopsis exhalans includes the following:
- a CDS encoding phosphoenolpyruvate carboxylase: protein MTAVSAERDSARQEVPEQLRNDVKLLGEMLGTVLAESGGEDLLADVEKLRHAVIGARDGSVTTEEITELVAAWPLERAKQVARAFTVYFHLANLAEEHQRMRALRERDDAANPSRESLAAAVRAIRETDGGEERLAELVEGMEFHPVLTAHPTEARRRAVSTSILRISAQLDAWHASHEGSGAAAEAHRRLLEEIDLLWRTSQLRYTKLDPLDEVRTALAAFDETIFAIIPEVYRTLDSAIDPEGTGTRPPRARPFVRYGTWIGGDRDGNPFVTHEVTREAMTIQSEHILRGLETTCGKLARTLTAYSNLTPASPALLDTVSQAKAGHPTLMGEITQRSPNEPHRQLLLLATARLLATRERDADLAYADSDEFLADLRLVQDSLAAAGASRQAYGELQHLIWQTETFGFHLAELEVRQHSEVHAAALAEVEAGGPLSERTEEVLNTIRTISWIQERFGVEACRRYIVSFTRSAQDIEAVYKLATHALPPKRVPVLDVIPLFETGADLEASPGVLAGMLELPPVRQRLADNDRRVEVMLGYSDSAKDVGPVSATLRLYDAQARLSAWASENDVVLTLFHGRGGSLGRGGGPASRALLAQAPGSVGGRFKVTEQGEVIFARYGQAAIGRRHIEQVGHAVLMASTDTVQERERAAAERYRPYADTIAAAAQGTYLSLINTEDFAVWFSRVSPLEELGELRLGSRPARRGAAKGLGDLRAIPWVFAWTQTRVNLPGWYGLGTGLAAVDDLSALQAAYREWPLFASLLDNAEMSLAKTDRTIAERYLALGGRPELTETVLGEYDRTRELVLKVTGHDRLLENRAILSRAVDLRNPYVDALSHLQLRALEALRGEESDSLSDQDSQHLERLLLLSVNGVAAGLQNTG, encoded by the coding sequence ATGACAGCGGTAAGCGCAGAACGTGACAGTGCCCGGCAGGAAGTCCCCGAACAGCTCAGGAATGACGTCAAGCTGCTCGGTGAGATGCTCGGAACGGTCCTCGCCGAAAGCGGCGGTGAGGATCTGCTCGCCGATGTCGAGAAACTCCGACACGCGGTGATCGGCGCCCGCGACGGCTCCGTCACCACCGAGGAGATCACCGAGCTCGTCGCCGCCTGGCCCCTGGAGCGCGCCAAGCAGGTCGCCCGCGCCTTCACGGTCTACTTCCACCTGGCCAACCTGGCCGAGGAACACCAGCGGATGCGCGCCCTGCGCGAACGCGACGACGCCGCCAACCCGTCCCGCGAGTCCCTGGCCGCCGCCGTGCGCGCCATCCGCGAGACCGACGGCGGCGAGGAGCGCCTGGCCGAACTGGTCGAGGGCATGGAGTTCCACCCGGTGCTCACCGCTCACCCCACCGAGGCCCGCCGCCGTGCCGTCTCCACCTCCATCCTGCGGATCAGCGCCCAGCTGGACGCCTGGCACGCCTCCCACGAGGGCAGCGGCGCCGCCGCTGAGGCGCACCGCCGCCTCCTGGAGGAGATCGACCTGCTCTGGCGCACCTCGCAGCTGCGCTACACCAAGCTCGACCCGCTCGACGAGGTGCGCACCGCCCTGGCCGCCTTCGACGAGACGATCTTCGCGATCATCCCGGAGGTCTACCGGACGCTGGACAGCGCCATCGACCCCGAGGGGACCGGCACCCGCCCGCCCCGAGCCAGGCCCTTCGTGCGCTACGGCACCTGGATCGGCGGCGACCGCGACGGCAACCCCTTCGTCACCCACGAGGTCACCCGCGAGGCCATGACCATCCAGTCCGAGCACATCCTGCGCGGCCTGGAGACCACCTGTGGCAAGCTCGCCCGCACCCTCACCGCCTACTCCAACCTCACCCCGGCCAGCCCCGCGTTGCTGGACACGGTCTCCCAGGCCAAGGCCGGACACCCCACCCTGATGGGCGAGATCACCCAGCGCTCACCCAACGAACCCCACCGCCAGCTGCTGCTCCTGGCCACCGCCCGCCTGCTCGCCACCCGCGAACGCGACGCCGACCTCGCCTACGCCGACTCCGACGAGTTCCTCGCCGACCTGCGCCTGGTCCAGGACTCCCTGGCCGCCGCCGGTGCCAGCCGACAGGCCTACGGCGAACTCCAGCACCTGATCTGGCAGACCGAGACCTTCGGCTTCCACCTGGCCGAACTGGAGGTCCGCCAGCACAGCGAGGTCCACGCCGCCGCGCTCGCCGAAGTCGAGGCGGGCGGCCCCCTCTCGGAGCGCACCGAGGAGGTCCTCAACACCATCCGGACCATCTCCTGGATTCAGGAGCGCTTCGGCGTGGAGGCCTGCCGCCGCTACATCGTCAGCTTCACCCGGTCGGCCCAGGACATCGAGGCCGTCTACAAGCTGGCCACCCACGCCCTGCCACCCAAGCGCGTGCCGGTCCTGGACGTCATCCCGCTCTTCGAGACCGGCGCCGACCTCGAGGCCTCTCCCGGGGTCCTGGCCGGGATGCTCGAACTCCCGCCGGTCCGCCAGCGCCTGGCCGACAACGACCGCCGCGTGGAGGTCATGCTCGGCTACAGCGACTCCGCCAAGGACGTGGGGCCGGTCAGCGCCACCCTGCGGCTGTACGACGCCCAGGCCCGGCTGTCCGCCTGGGCCAGCGAGAACGACGTGGTCCTCACCCTCTTCCACGGCCGGGGCGGCTCCCTGGGCCGTGGCGGTGGCCCGGCCAGCCGGGCCCTGCTCGCCCAGGCACCGGGTTCGGTCGGCGGCCGTTTCAAGGTCACCGAACAGGGCGAGGTCATCTTCGCCCGCTACGGCCAGGCCGCCATCGGCCGCCGCCACATCGAACAGGTCGGCCACGCCGTCCTGATGGCCTCCACCGACACCGTCCAGGAGCGCGAACGCGCCGCCGCCGAGCGCTACCGCCCCTACGCGGACACGATCGCGGCCGCGGCCCAGGGGACCTACCTGTCGCTGATCAACACCGAGGACTTCGCGGTGTGGTTCTCCCGGGTCAGCCCCCTGGAGGAACTCGGCGAACTGCGCCTGGGCTCCAGGCCCGCCCGCCGCGGCGCGGCCAAGGGCCTCGGGGACCTGCGCGCTATCCCGTGGGTGTTCGCCTGGACCCAGACCCGGGTCAACCTCCCCGGCTGGTACGGCCTGGGCACCGGCCTGGCCGCCGTGGACGACCTGTCGGCCCTCCAAGCCGCCTACCGGGAGTGGCCGCTGTTCGCCTCGCTGCTGGACAACGCGGAGATGAGCCTGGCCAAGACCGACCGCACCATCGCCGAGCGCTACCTGGCCCTGGGCGGGCGGCCCGAACTCACCGAGACGGTCCTGGGCGAGTACGACCGCACCCGCGAACTCGTCCTCAAGGTGACCGGCCACGACCGCCTCCTGGAGAACCGCGCGATCCTCTCCCGCGCCGTGGACCTGCGCAACCCGTACGTGGACGCGCTCAGCCACCTCCAGCTCCGCGCCCTGGAAGCCCTGCGCGGCGAGGAGTCGGACTCCCTGTCCGACCAGGACAGTCAGCACCTGGAGCGACTGCTCCTGCTCTCGGTCAACGGAGTGGCCGCGGGGTTGCAGAACACCGGCTGA
- a CDS encoding acyl-CoA carboxylase subunit beta, with translation MATEAPEPLSAAEIDIHTTAGKLDDLRRRRYEAVHAGSERAVEKQHAKGKMTARERIDALLDPGSFVEFDALARHRSTNFGLDANRPYGDGVVTGHGTVDGRPVAVFSQDVTVFGGSLGEVYGEKICKVLDHALTNGCPVVGINEGGGARIQEGVVALGLYAEIFKRNTHASGVIPQISLIMGATAGGHVYSPALTDFVVMVDETSQMFITGPDVIKTVTGEDVSMEELGGANTHASKSGVAHYRGADEQDAIDYVKALLSHLPDNNLEEAPLVAPEDDPGDELTDTDLALDAFIPDSANQPYDIKQVIESVLDDGDFLEVHGQFATNIVVGYGRVDGRSVGIVANQPMSFAGCLDIDASEKAARFVRTCDAFNVPVLTFVDVPGFLPGTDQEWDGIIRRGAKLLYAYAEATVPLITVITRKAFGGAYDVMGSKHLGADVNLAWPTAQIAVMGAQGAVNILHRRTLAAADDVEAERARLVGEYEDTLLNPYSAAERGYVDGVILPSETRVQVTKALKALRNKRKQLPPKKHGNIPL, from the coding sequence ATGGCCACCGAAGCCCCTGAACCGCTGTCCGCGGCTGAGATCGACATCCACACGACCGCTGGCAAGCTCGACGACCTGCGGCGACGCAGGTACGAAGCCGTACACGCCGGGTCCGAGCGAGCCGTCGAGAAGCAGCACGCCAAAGGCAAGATGACCGCACGCGAGCGGATCGACGCACTGCTCGATCCGGGTTCGTTCGTCGAGTTCGACGCGCTGGCCCGGCACCGCTCGACCAACTTCGGCCTGGACGCCAACCGCCCCTACGGGGACGGCGTCGTGACCGGCCACGGAACCGTCGACGGCCGTCCCGTCGCCGTGTTCAGCCAGGACGTCACCGTCTTCGGCGGCTCACTGGGCGAGGTCTACGGTGAGAAGATCTGTAAGGTCCTCGACCACGCCCTCACCAACGGCTGCCCCGTGGTGGGCATCAACGAGGGCGGCGGCGCGCGCATCCAGGAGGGTGTGGTGGCGCTCGGCCTGTACGCGGAGATCTTCAAACGCAACACCCACGCCTCCGGTGTCATCCCGCAGATCTCCCTGATCATGGGCGCCACCGCGGGAGGACACGTCTACTCCCCCGCCCTCACCGACTTCGTGGTGATGGTCGACGAGACCTCCCAGATGTTCATCACCGGCCCCGACGTCATCAAGACCGTCACCGGCGAGGACGTCTCCATGGAGGAGCTCGGCGGTGCCAACACCCACGCCAGCAAGTCGGGGGTGGCGCACTACCGGGGCGCCGACGAGCAGGACGCCATCGACTACGTGAAGGCGCTGCTGTCGCATCTGCCGGACAACAACCTCGAGGAGGCCCCGCTCGTGGCCCCCGAGGACGACCCCGGCGACGAGCTCACCGACACCGACCTGGCCCTAGACGCGTTCATCCCGGACTCGGCCAACCAGCCCTACGACATCAAGCAGGTCATCGAATCCGTCCTGGACGACGGCGACTTCCTCGAGGTACACGGCCAGTTCGCCACCAACATCGTGGTAGGCTACGGCCGGGTGGACGGCCGGTCCGTGGGCATCGTCGCCAACCAGCCGATGAGCTTCGCGGGCTGCCTGGACATCGACGCCTCCGAGAAGGCCGCGCGGTTCGTCCGCACCTGCGACGCCTTCAACGTCCCGGTACTGACCTTCGTGGACGTGCCCGGCTTCCTGCCCGGCACCGACCAGGAGTGGGACGGCATCATCCGCCGCGGCGCCAAGCTCCTGTACGCCTACGCCGAGGCCACGGTTCCGCTGATCACCGTCATCACCCGCAAGGCCTTCGGCGGCGCCTACGACGTGATGGGTTCCAAGCACCTGGGCGCCGACGTCAACCTGGCCTGGCCCACGGCGCAGATCGCGGTCATGGGCGCCCAGGGCGCGGTGAACATCCTGCACCGGCGCACGCTCGCCGCGGCAGACGACGTCGAGGCCGAGCGGGCCCGGCTGGTCGGCGAGTACGAGGACACCCTGCTGAACCCGTACTCGGCGGCAGAACGCGGCTACGTGGACGGGGTCATCCTGCCCTCCGAGACCCGGGTGCAGGTCACCAAGGCGCTGAAGGCGCTGCGCAACAAGCGCAAGCAGCTGCCGCCCAAGAAGCACGGGAACATCCCGCTGTGA
- a CDS encoding acyl-CoA carboxylase subunit epsilon, which produces MSAPTDPRKNAPHLAVVRGEPTEEEIAVLTALLTARAAAARAAAEAPGPERPVSGWRGRSRGMRTPLRPGPGAWRLSTR; this is translated from the coding sequence GTGAGCGCGCCGACCGACCCGCGAAAGAACGCGCCGCACCTGGCCGTGGTGCGCGGTGAGCCCACCGAGGAGGAAATCGCCGTGCTCACCGCCCTGCTCACCGCCCGCGCGGCGGCCGCCCGGGCCGCCGCCGAGGCACCCGGGCCCGAGCGTCCCGTCTCCGGGTGGCGGGGCCGTTCTCGCGGTATGCGCACCCCGTTGCGTCCCGGCCCCGGCGCCTGGCGCCTGAGCACGAGATGA
- a CDS encoding acetyl/propionyl/methylcrotonyl-CoA carboxylase subunit alpha codes for MRKVLIANRGEIAVRIARACRDAGIASVAVYAEPDLDALHVKVADQAHSLGGSTPADSYLDIGKLLAIAAESGADAVHPGYGFLAENADFAQAVIDAGLTWIGPPPAAITALGDKVQARHIAQKVGAPLVAGTPDPVESAEEVVAFAEQHGLPIAIKAAFGGGGRGLKVAYTLEEVADAYESAVREAVTAFGRGECFVERYLDKPRHVETQCLADSHGNVVVVSTRDCSLQRRHQKLVEEAPAPFLSDDQMQRLYASSKAILKEAGYVGAGTCEFLVGVDGTISFLEVNTRLQVEHPVSEEVTGIDLVREMFRIADGEALGYDDPEIRGHSFEFRINAEDAGRNFMPAPGTITSFNLPGGPGVRVDTGCEAGFTVPQAFDSMVAKLIVTGRTRAEALQRSKRALAEFEVGGMPTVIPFHQTVVEDPAFAPADPAQPFGVYTRWIETEFDNQIAPWSGEPGTAEPAERETVTVEVGGKRIDVVLPASLGVAAAPAAGNGGGKKKRAARKSGGAAAASGDSLVSPMQGTVVKVVAAEGQTVAEGETVVVIEAMKMEQPLAAHRAGTITGLKVAPGETVGNGAVVCDIKDA; via the coding sequence GTGCGTAAAGTTCTGATCGCCAACCGCGGCGAGATCGCCGTGCGCATCGCCCGCGCCTGCCGCGACGCCGGGATCGCCAGCGTCGCCGTCTACGCCGAACCCGACCTGGACGCCCTGCACGTCAAGGTCGCCGACCAGGCCCACAGCCTGGGCGGCTCCACCCCGGCCGACTCCTACCTGGACATCGGCAAACTCCTGGCCATCGCCGCGGAGTCCGGTGCGGACGCCGTGCACCCCGGGTACGGGTTCCTGGCCGAGAACGCCGACTTCGCCCAGGCCGTCATCGACGCCGGGCTGACCTGGATCGGCCCGCCCCCCGCCGCGATCACCGCGCTCGGCGACAAGGTGCAGGCCCGCCACATCGCGCAGAAGGTCGGCGCACCGCTGGTCGCGGGCACCCCCGACCCGGTGGAGTCAGCTGAGGAGGTCGTGGCCTTCGCCGAGCAGCACGGTCTGCCGATCGCGATCAAGGCCGCCTTCGGCGGCGGCGGGCGCGGGCTCAAGGTCGCCTACACCCTGGAGGAGGTCGCCGACGCCTATGAGTCGGCGGTGCGTGAGGCGGTGACCGCGTTCGGTCGGGGCGAGTGCTTCGTGGAGCGCTACCTGGACAAGCCGCGGCACGTGGAGACCCAGTGCCTGGCCGACTCCCACGGCAACGTCGTGGTGGTCTCCACCCGCGACTGCTCGCTCCAGCGCCGCCACCAGAAGCTGGTGGAGGAGGCCCCCGCCCCCTTCCTGTCCGACGATCAGATGCAGCGGCTGTACGCCTCCTCCAAGGCCATCCTCAAGGAGGCGGGCTATGTGGGTGCGGGCACCTGCGAGTTCCTGGTCGGAGTGGACGGCACCATCTCCTTCCTGGAGGTCAACACCCGCCTGCAGGTCGAGCATCCGGTGAGCGAGGAGGTCACCGGGATCGACCTGGTCCGCGAGATGTTCCGGATCGCCGACGGCGAGGCCCTGGGCTACGACGACCCCGAGATCCGAGGGCACTCCTTCGAGTTCCGGATCAACGCCGAGGACGCCGGACGCAACTTCATGCCCGCCCCCGGCACCATCACCTCCTTCAACCTGCCCGGCGGGCCCGGGGTGCGGGTGGACACCGGCTGTGAGGCGGGGTTCACCGTCCCCCAGGCCTTCGACTCGATGGTCGCCAAGCTGATCGTGACCGGCCGCACCCGTGCCGAGGCGCTCCAGCGCTCCAAGCGGGCGCTGGCCGAGTTCGAGGTCGGCGGCATGCCCACGGTGATCCCCTTCCACCAGACCGTCGTCGAGGACCCGGCGTTCGCTCCGGCCGACCCCGCCCAGCCGTTCGGGGTGTACACCCGGTGGATCGAGACCGAGTTCGACAACCAGATCGCCCCCTGGTCCGGTGAGCCCGGAACCGCGGAGCCGGCAGAGCGCGAGACCGTGACCGTCGAGGTGGGCGGTAAGCGCATCGACGTGGTCCTGCCCGCCTCCCTGGGCGTCGCGGCGGCTCCGGCCGCCGGAAACGGTGGCGGTAAGAAGAAGCGCGCCGCCCGTAAGAGCGGTGGCGCGGCCGCGGCCAGCGGTGACTCGCTGGTCTCGCCGATGCAGGGCACCGTGGTCAAGGTCGTGGCCGCCGAGGGCCAGACCGTGGCCGAGGGCGAGACGGTGGTGGTGATCGAGGCGATGAAGATGGAGCAGCCGCTGGCCGCGCACAGGGCCGGGACCATCACCGGGTTGAAGGTCGCCCCGGGCGAGACCGTGGGCAACGGCGCGGTGGTCTGCGACATCAAGGACGCCTGA
- a CDS encoding Uma2 family endonuclease, which yields MSAPTVAEKSVSSRADQWSLIQPPPEGYTADDLDRMPDLPPHTELIDGSLVLVSPQKLFHMLVLKLLERELDRQVPEHLLVAREFSVKLAKRQRPEPDLLLVRTDALDEFDQTWVLPSAVRLAVEVVSPESEIRDRERKPELYARAGIPHFWRVEQDGDEAVVYVHELDPASGRYGRPSIHRGVLKTTVPVDIEIDLAGLRGR from the coding sequence ATGTCCGCTCCCACCGTGGCAGAGAAGTCGGTCTCCTCCAGGGCGGACCAGTGGTCCCTGATCCAGCCGCCGCCGGAGGGGTATACCGCTGACGACCTGGACCGTATGCCGGATCTTCCGCCGCACACCGAACTCATCGACGGAAGCTTGGTTCTGGTGAGCCCCCAGAAACTGTTCCACATGCTCGTCCTCAAACTGTTGGAGCGTGAACTCGACCGGCAGGTCCCCGAACACCTGCTGGTGGCACGGGAGTTCTCGGTCAAACTGGCCAAGAGACAGCGCCCGGAACCAGACCTGCTGTTGGTGCGAACCGATGCCCTCGACGAGTTCGACCAGACCTGGGTTCTTCCCTCGGCGGTGCGGTTGGCTGTGGAGGTCGTCTCGCCGGAGTCGGAGATCCGGGACAGGGAACGTAAACCAGAGCTCTACGCCCGTGCCGGCATCCCGCACTTCTGGCGCGTGGAACAGGACGGGGACGAAGCGGTGGTCTACGTCCATGAATTGGATCCGGCCAGCGGTCGCTACGGCAGGCCCTCGATCCACCGTGGAGTTCTCAAGACCACGGTGCCCGTCGACATCGAGATCGACCTGGCCGGTCTCCGCGGTCGATGA
- a CDS encoding dicarboxylate/amino acid:cation symporter: protein MSEQTTAPRRKLRFPFAAQVLAGLVLGIVLGVIALQISPPHPDTGEATNWLAVTLQTIGSTFVALLRTIVPPLIVLAVISSIANLRNVANAARLAWKTLLWFATTALISVAIAITIGLTLRPGLNSGVDEATAAEPSTTGSWLAFIESIVPANFLGLAANTSGTVADDGSIAATTSLSFNVLQLIVIAVVLGIAAVKVGKAAEPFIAFTSSTLEVVLKALWWVIRLAPIGTVGLLGNAVYSYGWTTIGALGKFTLAIYLGLVLVVFVVYPVIARLNGLSPVKYFTGVWPAVQLGFVSRSSLGTLPVTQRVAEQNLGVPRYYSAFAVPFGATTKMDGCAAIYPAISAIFVAQFFPGIDLGITDYLLIVFVSVIGSAATAGTTGATVMLTLTLSTLGLPLEGVGLLLAVDPILDMGRTATNVAGQALVPAIVAKREGILDVTRYHAPRGTTGFVPLDEPGTVSAEEAAAERASAGAEEGGEGTDKDADLAESGARS from the coding sequence GTGTCCGAGCAGACCACAGCTCCCCGACGCAAACTGCGTTTCCCCTTCGCCGCCCAGGTACTCGCCGGCCTGGTGCTGGGCATCGTCCTGGGTGTCATCGCCCTGCAGATCAGTCCGCCCCACCCCGATACCGGTGAGGCCACCAACTGGCTCGCGGTCACCCTCCAGACCATCGGCTCGACCTTCGTGGCGCTGCTGCGCACGATCGTGCCGCCGCTGATCGTCCTGGCCGTCATCTCCTCCATCGCCAACCTGCGCAACGTCGCCAACGCCGCCCGGCTGGCGTGGAAGACGCTGCTGTGGTTCGCGACCACGGCGCTGATCTCGGTGGCCATCGCGATCACCATCGGCCTGACCCTGCGCCCCGGGCTGAACAGCGGTGTGGACGAGGCGACCGCCGCGGAGCCCTCCACCACGGGCTCCTGGCTGGCCTTCATCGAGAGCATCGTCCCGGCCAACTTCCTGGGCCTGGCCGCGAACACCTCCGGCACCGTCGCCGACGACGGCTCCATCGCGGCGACCACGTCGCTGTCGTTCAACGTGCTCCAGCTGATCGTGATCGCCGTGGTCCTGGGCATCGCGGCGGTGAAGGTCGGCAAGGCCGCCGAACCGTTCATCGCGTTCACCTCCTCCACCCTGGAGGTCGTCCTCAAGGCTCTGTGGTGGGTCATCCGCCTCGCGCCGATCGGCACCGTGGGCCTGCTGGGCAACGCCGTATACAGCTACGGCTGGACCACCATCGGCGCGCTCGGGAAGTTCACCCTGGCGATCTACCTGGGCCTGGTCCTGGTGGTGTTCGTCGTCTACCCGGTGATCGCCCGCCTCAACGGCCTGTCCCCGGTCAAGTACTTCACCGGTGTGTGGCCCGCGGTCCAGCTCGGTTTCGTTTCGCGCTCCTCGCTGGGCACGCTGCCCGTCACCCAGCGCGTCGCCGAGCAGAACCTCGGCGTGCCCCGCTACTACTCCGCGTTCGCGGTCCCGTTCGGCGCCACCACCAAGATGGACGGCTGCGCCGCGATCTACCCCGCGATCTCGGCGATCTTCGTCGCCCAGTTCTTCCCCGGTATCGACCTGGGGATCACCGACTACCTGCTGATCGTGTTCGTCTCGGTGATCGGTTCCGCGGCCACCGCGGGCACTACCGGCGCGACCGTCATGCTGACCCTGACCCTGTCCACCCTGGGTCTGCCCCTGGAGGGCGTGGGCCTGCTGCTGGCCGTCGACCCGATCCTGGACATGGGCCGCACCGCCACCAACGTGGCCGGTCAGGCACTGGTCCCGGCGATCGTCGCCAAGCGCGAGGGCATCCTGGACGTGACCCGTTACCACGCCCCGCGCGGTACCACCGGTTTCGTTCCGCTGGACGAGCCCGGCACCGTCTCCGCCGAGGAGGCCGCCGCCGAGCGCGCGTCGGCCGGGGCCGAAGAGGGCGGCGAGGGCACGGACAAGGACGCCGACCTCGCCGAATCGGGTGCCAGAAGCTAA
- a CDS encoding chemotaxis protein CheA produces MLAAGLVAGMVTAAAVPAAADTQTELPETQDIVAELEDDGVFVDPSIDQIPAADEAALEAAAANADTPVYYVILPSEVATSEAGVNAVMEPVMAEVGDGAYGVLGGSDHFYVTSPNLESTEAIRQIALDEGVNPIDTLAAVPDAVQDTETASEAPAGGGGSGLVLLAILAIIVAAGGWYVYNSRKKREAEKAKQLEEIKQMATEDVVRLGEDVARLEIDLSKVDDETRSDYSRAMDSYDQAKSLLDTIQEPEQVKMVTGALEDGRYYMTATRARMNGDPVPARRGPCFFNPQHGPSSEDVTWAPPGGSPRSVTACPVCAQAVRTGGQPDVRMVEVDGERRPYYDAGPAYSPYAGGYFGMNMMMGMFTGMMMGSMMGSMMGGGMMGAGDDMGDGGDMGGGDFDGGGDFGDFGGFDF; encoded by the coding sequence GTGCTGGCTGCCGGACTCGTGGCGGGGATGGTCACCGCCGCAGCGGTTCCGGCCGCAGCCGACACCCAGACCGAACTACCCGAGACCCAGGACATCGTCGCGGAACTGGAGGACGACGGCGTCTTCGTCGACCCGTCGATCGACCAGATCCCCGCCGCTGACGAGGCCGCCCTGGAGGCCGCCGCGGCGAACGCGGACACACCCGTCTACTACGTGATCCTGCCGTCGGAGGTCGCCACCTCCGAGGCGGGGGTGAACGCCGTGATGGAACCCGTCATGGCCGAGGTCGGCGACGGGGCCTACGGAGTCCTGGGCGGAAGCGACCACTTCTACGTCACCTCACCCAACCTGGAGAGCACCGAGGCGATCAGGCAGATCGCCCTCGACGAGGGCGTCAACCCGATCGACACCCTCGCGGCCGTACCCGACGCGGTCCAGGACACCGAGACCGCCAGCGAGGCCCCGGCCGGGGGCGGCGGTTCCGGCCTGGTGCTGCTCGCCATCCTCGCGATCATCGTCGCGGCCGGCGGCTGGTACGTCTACAACAGCCGTAAGAAGCGCGAGGCCGAGAAGGCCAAGCAGCTCGAGGAGATCAAGCAGATGGCCACCGAGGACGTCGTCCGCCTCGGTGAGGACGTCGCCCGTCTGGAGATCGACCTGTCCAAGGTGGACGACGAGACCCGCAGCGACTACTCGCGGGCCATGGACTCCTACGACCAGGCCAAGTCCCTGCTGGACACCATCCAGGAACCCGAACAGGTCAAGATGGTGACCGGCGCCCTGGAGGACGGCCGCTACTACATGACCGCCACCCGGGCCCGGATGAACGGCGACCCGGTGCCCGCGCGGCGCGGTCCCTGTTTCTTCAATCCGCAGCACGGCCCGTCCAGCGAGGACGTCACCTGGGCCCCGCCCGGCGGCTCGCCCCGGTCGGTGACCGCGTGCCCGGTCTGCGCCCAGGCGGTGCGCACCGGCGGCCAGCCGGACGTGCGCATGGTCGAGGTCGACGGTGAGCGCCGCCCGTACTACGACGCGGGTCCGGCCTACTCGCCCTACGCCGGCGGCTACTTCGGCATGAACATGATGATGGGCATGTTCACCGGCATGATGATGGGCTCCATGATGGGGTCGATGATGGGCGGCGGCATGATGGGCGCCGGTGACGACATGGGCGACGGCGGCGACATGGGCGGCGGTGACTTCGACGGCGGCGGCGACTTCGGGGACTTCGGCGGCTTCGACTTCTAG